The following proteins come from a genomic window of Macadamia integrifolia cultivar HAES 741 chromosome 14, SCU_Mint_v3, whole genome shotgun sequence:
- the LOC122062120 gene encoding hevamine-A-like yields the protein MAIKREELSFLLSFLVLTLLVDGSLAAGGITIYWGQNGNEGTLNETCATGNYSYVNIAFLYKFGGDQTPAFNLAGHCNPDTGGCTIFSSQITHCQSLGLKVMLSIGGGVGNYTLTSNQDAKDVANYLWNNFLGGNVSSSTRPLGEAVLDGIDFDIEMGPTGYWDKLATYLSQYSKKGKKVYLTAAPQCPYPDKYLGTALNTGLFDYVWVQFYNNNPCEYTSGNVTNLLNSWNTWATKVPAGKIFLGLPASSHAAGSGYIPADVLTSQVLPVIRVYSKYGGVMLWSRYYDLNSGYSSSIKSSV from the coding sequence ATGGCTATCAAACGTGAAGAATTATCTTTCCTCCTTTCCTTCCTTGTGCTCACCCTCCTCGTCGACGGCTCTCTCGCAGCCGGCGGCATCACAATCTATTGGGGTCAGAACGGAAATGAAGGCACCTTAAACGAAACCTGTGCAACAGGAAACTATTCCTACGTGAACATAGCTTTCCTCTACAAGTTCGGCGGCGACCAGACACCGGCATTCAATCTCGCCGGCCATTGCAATCCAGATACAGGTGGTTGCACTATTTTCAGTAGTCAAATCACCCATTGCCAAAGCCTAGGCCTTAAGGTGATGCTCTCCATTGGTGGTGGCGTTGGTAACTACACTCTAACCTCAAACCAAGACGCAAAGGACGTCGCCAACTACCTTTGGAACAACTTCCTCGGCGGTAATGTATCATCGTCGACTCGACCGCTTGGCGAAGCGGTTCTCGACGGCATCGACTTCGATATCGAGATGGGACCGACTGGATACTGGGACAAACTAGCTACGTACCTCTCTCAGTATagtaagaaagggaagaaggttTACTTGACGGCGGCTCCACAATGTCCTTACCCTGATAAGTATCTTGGAACTGCTCTCAATACTGGTCTTTTTGACTATGTTTGGGttcagttctataataataatcCTTGTGAATACACCTCAGGTAATGTCACAAATCTTTTGAATTCATGGAACACATGGGCGACGAAAGTTCCGGCCGGGAAGATCTTCTTAGGGTTACCTGCTTCTTCTCACGCAGCTGGTAGTGGATACATCCCTGCAGATGTGCTAACCTCTCAAGTGCTTCCAGTAATTAGGGTTTACTCCAAGTATGGTGGTGTAATGCTCTGGTCTAGATATTATGATCTTAATAGTGGATATAGTTCGTCTATTAAGAGCAGTGTATGA
- the LOC122060592 gene encoding uncharacterized protein LOC122060592 — translation MTTCALKSHISLPMQSNLNRSTAEPTTHLILPLKTKPRRNPSDSKQQSLIIKRFSEESNRDKKKPLTSLSFKPDVPRPSQKRTDGLRRFVILGAASLGLAVLLAGIDNGNKALALGPEGPLVEEFWDNMRRYGLYIVTVSTGVIYTVFQPILELLKNPITAILAITILVGSVYIVTQVLSAMVGVSNFSYDYGY, via the coding sequence ATGACAACCTGTGCCCTGAAATCTCATATTTCTCTGCCGATGCAATCTAACCTCAATAGGTCAACCGCTGAACCTACAACCCATCTCATCCTTCCCCTCAAAACCAAGCCACGAAGAAACCCTTCAGATTCAAAACAACAAAGCCTAATTATAAAAAGGTTCAGTGAGGAAAGCAACAGGGACAAGAAGAAGCCTCTCACCAGCTTAAGCTTCAAACCTGATGTCCCTAGACCTTCACAGAAAAGGACTGATGGGCTCCGAAGGTTTGTGATATTGGGTGCTGCTTCACTTGGGTTGGCAGTTCTACTTGCAGGCATAGATAATGGGAATAAGGCCTTGGCTCTGGGTCCTGAAGGGCCTTTGGTAGAGGAGTTTTGGGACAATATGAGGAGATATGGTCTATATATTGTTACGGTGAGCACTGGAGTTATTTACACCGTCTTCCAGCCTATTCTGGAGCTGTTGAAGAACCCAATCACTGCAATTCTGGCCATAACCATCTTAGTGGGCAGCGTTTACATTGTTACCCAAGTGCTTTCAGCTATGGTTGGTGTCTCTAATTTTTCTTATGATTATGGCTATTAG